A single Thiohalobacter thiocyanaticus DNA region contains:
- a CDS encoding type II toxin-antitoxin system HicA family toxin: MKVREVIRVIEADGWYQVRMKGSHRQYRHDVKIGLVTVPGKLNDDLAPGTLNSILKQAGLKS; this comes from the coding sequence ATGAAAGTCAGGGAGGTGATTCGAGTGATTGAGGCGGACGGTTGGTATCAGGTCAGGATGAAAGGCAGTCACCGGCAATACAGGCACGATGTTAAAATCGGATTGGTTACGGTGCCCGGGAAATTGAATGACGACCTGGCGCCGGGTACCCTGAACAGCATATTGAAGCAGGCGGGGTTAAAGTCATGA
- a CDS encoding type II toxin-antitoxin system HicB family antitoxin: MKYLIIIEQTETGYSAYSPDLPGCVSTGGSPEDAEANMKEAIEFHIEGLKEDGLPVPKPTSLSSYVEVAA, from the coding sequence ATGAAGTATCTGATCATAATCGAGCAGACTGAAACGGGTTACTCAGCGTATTCGCCCGATCTGCCCGGCTGCGTGTCCACCGGCGGCAGCCCAGAGGATGCCGAGGCGAACATGAAAGAGGCCATCGAGTTTCACATCGAGGGCCTGAAGGAAGATGGGCTGCCGGTACCGAAGCCGACGAGCCTGTCGTCCTACGTGGAAGTGGCGGCTTGA